A genomic stretch from Frigoribacterium sp. PvP032 includes:
- a CDS encoding LysE/ArgO family amino acid transporter, whose protein sequence is MTFSSLLLPALFGMGTGLALIVAIGAQNAYVLKVGLQGVNRVILPVIAVCAASDAVLIIAGVAGVGALIAAAPQALLVVRIVGAAFLLVYAGFAAKRAIRPSGALQAEGGAVQPSRKTAVVTVLALTWLNPHTYLDTIVFLGSVANQQPGDLRWWWAGGAIAGSFLWFAVLGLGSRLLKPFFAKPSSWRVLDGLIAVVMTALGLRLLLGA, encoded by the coding sequence GTGACCTTTTCCTCCCTCCTGCTGCCCGCCCTGTTCGGCATGGGCACCGGCCTCGCCCTCATCGTCGCGATCGGCGCCCAGAACGCCTACGTGCTCAAGGTCGGCCTGCAGGGCGTCAACCGGGTGATCCTCCCCGTCATCGCCGTCTGCGCAGCGAGCGACGCCGTGCTGATAATCGCCGGGGTGGCCGGCGTCGGGGCCCTGATCGCCGCCGCGCCCCAGGCCCTCCTGGTGGTCCGGATCGTCGGGGCCGCGTTCCTCCTCGTCTACGCGGGGTTCGCCGCGAAGCGCGCGATCCGGCCGTCCGGTGCACTGCAGGCCGAGGGAGGCGCGGTGCAGCCGAGCAGGAAGACCGCCGTCGTCACCGTGCTCGCCCTCACCTGGCTGAACCCGCACACCTACCTCGACACGATCGTGTTCCTCGGCTCGGTGGCCAACCAGCAGCCGGGCGACCTCCGCTGGTGGTGGGCAGGCGGTGCCATCGCGGGCAGCTTCCTGTGGTTCGCGGTGCTGGGCCTCGGCTCCCGCCTCCTCAAGCCGTTCTTCGCGAAGCCGTCGTCGTGGCGCGTGCTCGACGGGCTGATCGCCGTGGTGATGACGGCGCTGGGGCTGCGGCTGCTGCTGGGCGCGTGA
- a CDS encoding LysR family transcriptional regulator ArgP: protein MITFASDHLVTLRALVDEGTFEAAAQRLHMTQSAVSQRIKQLERTAGQVLVQRTTPVVTTAAGDVVLRYARQVQLLADDAAVELGAGGGAGAGGAGGLGGAGGPSTSIAVAVNADSLATWFLEALAALPPGVGAVFDLHREDQENTTSLLRSGTVLAAVTSTREPLQGCSSEPLGLMRYRAVASPGFVDRWLGGVPTMGRVDAAPMLDFDRSDQLQRGFLRASLGYDPRPPRTFVPSSADFARAARLGLGWGLLPEAQCLDLLADGSLVELAPGEHVDLALYWQRWALSSRLLDTLTESVRRSAAEVLLPA from the coding sequence ATGATCACCTTCGCCTCGGACCACCTCGTCACCCTCCGCGCCCTCGTCGACGAGGGGACCTTCGAGGCGGCGGCCCAGCGGCTGCACATGACCCAGTCGGCCGTGTCGCAGCGCATCAAGCAGCTCGAGCGCACGGCGGGGCAGGTGCTCGTGCAGCGCACCACGCCCGTCGTGACGACCGCAGCCGGGGACGTCGTGCTCCGCTACGCCCGGCAGGTGCAGCTGCTCGCCGACGACGCCGCGGTCGAGCTGGGCGCCGGCGGCGGAGCAGGTGCCGGGGGTGCCGGAGGGCTCGGCGGTGCCGGTGGGCCGAGCACGTCGATCGCCGTGGCGGTCAACGCCGACTCGCTCGCGACGTGGTTCCTGGAGGCGCTCGCCGCACTGCCGCCGGGGGTGGGCGCCGTCTTCGACCTGCACCGCGAGGACCAGGAGAACACGACCTCGCTGCTGCGCTCGGGGACCGTCCTCGCCGCGGTCACGTCGACCAGGGAGCCGCTGCAGGGCTGCTCGTCCGAGCCGCTCGGGCTGATGCGGTACCGCGCCGTCGCGAGCCCGGGCTTCGTCGACCGCTGGCTCGGGGGAGTGCCGACCATGGGCCGCGTCGACGCCGCCCCGATGCTCGACTTCGACCGGTCGGACCAGCTGCAGCGCGGGTTCCTCCGGGCGTCGCTCGGCTACGACCCACGGCCGCCCCGCACGTTCGTCCCGTCGTCGGCCGACTTCGCCCGGGCCGCCCGGCTCGGCCTCGGCTGGGGACTGCTGCCCGAGGCGCAGTGCCTCGACCTGCTCGCCGACGGGTCGCTCGTCGAGCTCGCGCCCGGCGAGCACGTCGATCTCGCGCTGTACTGGCAGCGCTGGGCGCTGTCGTCGCGGCTGCTCGACACGCTGACCGAGTCGGTGCGGCGGTCGGCGGCGGAGGTGCTGCTGCCGGCGTGA